In Caproicibacterium amylolyticum, a genomic segment contains:
- a CDS encoding LacI family DNA-binding transcriptional regulator produces MDKKEITIYDIAEEAGVSPATVSRVITKRASVSTAKREAVEGLIRKYKFRPNAMARSLSDTKTKILGLLVADIRNPYYAALAVECEEAANKCGYTVMLCNTLNDDELEDSNLEKMYEQRVDAVIQIGCRVDDLVSDSAYAAHVNRITRTIPFITTGKLDGTDCYRLNIDDVESMKIIFQYLTSLGHRRIALIGGEKRKKSTYDKWQQYIYLMGKNDLTFREDYLQEGDYSEKAGYSCMTRLLELQEIPTAVIAVNDFTAVGALKAAAERGIRVPQDMSLISFDNTFLSEISTPKLTSVDYDYPAFGEKLVEIAVKAIEKKEISREQLITPKLVIRESCTKRQQTHG; encoded by the coding sequence ATGGACAAAAAAGAAATTACGATTTATGACATTGCAGAGGAAGCGGGAGTATCTCCGGCGACCGTTTCACGCGTAATTACCAAGAGAGCCAGTGTCAGTACGGCAAAGCGGGAAGCGGTAGAGGGGCTCATCCGCAAGTACAAGTTTCGGCCAAATGCAATGGCAAGAAGTTTAAGTGACACTAAAACAAAGATATTGGGCCTGTTGGTTGCAGATATCCGAAATCCTTACTATGCCGCGTTGGCAGTGGAATGTGAAGAAGCCGCAAATAAATGCGGCTATACGGTAATGCTTTGCAATACGCTGAATGACGATGAGTTGGAGGACAGTAATCTGGAAAAAATGTATGAGCAGCGAGTGGATGCTGTGATACAAATAGGCTGCCGTGTGGATGATCTGGTTTCAGATTCTGCCTATGCGGCGCACGTGAATCGGATTACCCGCACCATACCGTTTATTACAACCGGAAAATTGGATGGCACGGACTGCTACCGGCTGAATATTGATGATGTGGAGAGTATGAAAATTATTTTTCAGTATCTTACTTCACTGGGACACCGCAGGATTGCGCTGATTGGCGGCGAAAAACGCAAAAAATCGACTTATGACAAATGGCAGCAGTACATTTATCTGATGGGTAAAAACGACTTGACTTTCCGCGAGGATTACCTGCAGGAGGGGGACTATTCTGAAAAGGCGGGCTACAGCTGTATGACGCGCCTGTTGGAATTGCAGGAGATCCCGACTGCGGTGATTGCAGTCAATGACTTTACGGCCGTGGGGGCGTTAAAGGCAGCTGCAGAAAGAGGAATCCGTGTGCCGCAGGATATGTCCTTGATTAGTTTTGATAATACGTTTCTGTCAGAAATTTCGACCCCGAAACTGACAAGCGTGGATTATGACTACCCAGCCTTTGGTGAAAAGCTGGTGGAGATTGCGGTAAAAGCAATCGAAAAAAAAGAAATTTCGCGGGAACAGTTAATTACGCCGAAGCTGGTGATTCGGGAGTCATGTACAAAACGGCAGCAAACACATGGCTGA
- a CDS encoding ABC transporter permease, translating to MMNKLNKGGAQHTLALKSPTRKKWENSRTLILMSLPAIVFFLVFAYLPMPGAYIAFTNFNYRDGIFGSPFVGMDNFKFLWNSGKLLMLTRNTVLYNLAFIIIGNVLQIFIAVLLNEIRKKWFKKVAQSLMFLPYFISAVLVGVLAYYTLNYDYGLIPALVRSVGGTAPKFYSDPNAWPGIIILVNLWQQTGYGSIVYFATICGIDTSIMEAAQIDGANEFQCIRYILLPSLKPTAIILVLFAIGGIIRGNFGLFYNLVGSANAALLPMTDIIETYVYRTLINQFNFPYSSAAGLFQSVVGLIIVMIANGAVRKIEPDYALF from the coding sequence ATGATGAACAAACTGAACAAAGGAGGCGCTCAGCACACGCTGGCGCTGAAATCACCCACAAGGAAAAAGTGGGAAAACAGCCGGACACTTATCTTGATGAGTTTGCCGGCAATCGTGTTCTTTCTGGTGTTCGCGTATTTGCCGATGCCGGGTGCCTACATTGCATTTACCAACTTTAACTACCGCGACGGCATCTTTGGCAGCCCGTTTGTTGGAATGGACAACTTTAAGTTCCTGTGGAATTCCGGCAAGCTGCTAATGCTGACACGCAACACCGTGCTTTACAACCTTGCGTTTATCATTATTGGCAACGTGCTGCAGATATTCATTGCGGTGCTGCTCAATGAGATACGAAAAAAGTGGTTTAAAAAGGTAGCACAGTCGCTGATGTTCCTGCCTTACTTTATCTCAGCCGTTTTGGTTGGCGTACTTGCTTACTACACCTTGAATTACGATTACGGCTTGATTCCGGCGTTGGTTCGTTCCGTAGGCGGCACAGCCCCGAAATTTTACTCTGACCCGAATGCATGGCCGGGCATCATCATTCTGGTAAACCTCTGGCAGCAGACCGGTTACGGCTCGATTGTTTACTTTGCAACTATCTGCGGCATCGACACCAGTATTATGGAGGCAGCACAGATTGACGGCGCAAACGAGTTTCAGTGCATCCGCTACATCCTGCTGCCAAGCTTGAAGCCAACCGCTATTATTCTGGTTTTGTTTGCAATCGGCGGTATTATCCGCGGCAACTTCGGCCTGTTCTACAATCTGGTTGGTTCCGCTAATGCAGCGCTGCTGCCAATGACGGATATTATTGAAACGTATGTTTACCGTACACTTATCAATCAGTTCAACTTCCCGTATTCTTCTGCGGCGGGTCTGTTCCAGTCGGTAGTTGGCTTAATCATTGTAATGATTGCCAACGGTGCCGTGCGGAAGATTGAACCGGACTACGCGCTGTTCTAA
- a CDS encoding carbohydrate ABC transporter permease, whose protein sequence is MNDTKTVKAVKIKKDNVSRVVSIVSYIVVSIFAILCLLPFIMMVSASFSDENTIMSEGVGFLPKNFSVAAYKIAFLAPEQLGGAYLVTIGMTAIGTSIGLFLIAMTGYVLQRKDFFLRNKISFYIYFTTLFSAGLAPTYLWMVRYLNLKNNYLAVLLPAMMTPWLIFLMKNFMKSIPFEVTESGKIDGAGDFRIFVSLILPMLKPALATVGLFLALSYWNEWYNAMLYLPNAKYTTLQYYLYKIVNTASALKQSVAGANVSIGMLPTQTLKMATAVLATGPIIFLYPFVQKYFISGITVGAVKG, encoded by the coding sequence ATGAATGATACGAAAACAGTGAAAGCTGTTAAAATTAAAAAAGACAATGTTTCACGCGTGGTTTCCATTGTTTCATATATCGTTGTTTCAATTTTTGCGATACTTTGCTTGCTGCCGTTTATTATGATGGTTTCCGCCTCGTTCAGCGATGAAAACACCATTATGAGCGAAGGTGTGGGCTTCCTGCCAAAGAACTTTTCAGTGGCGGCTTACAAAATTGCCTTTTTGGCGCCGGAACAGCTTGGGGGTGCGTACCTTGTCACCATCGGTATGACCGCGATTGGTACATCCATTGGTTTGTTCCTGATTGCAATGACCGGCTATGTACTGCAGCGCAAAGATTTCTTCCTGCGAAATAAGATTTCTTTTTACATTTATTTCACCACCTTGTTTTCCGCCGGCCTGGCACCGACTTACCTGTGGATGGTTCGTTACTTAAACCTGAAAAACAATTATCTGGCGGTTTTGCTGCCGGCTATGATGACACCGTGGCTCATCTTCCTAATGAAGAACTTTATGAAGTCGATTCCTTTTGAAGTGACCGAATCCGGCAAGATTGACGGCGCGGGTGACTTCCGAATTTTCGTTTCCCTGATTCTTCCCATGCTGAAACCGGCTCTTGCTACAGTTGGTCTGTTCCTGGCGCTGAGTTACTGGAATGAATGGTACAACGCAATGCTGTACCTGCCAAATGCGAAATACACAACACTGCAGTATTATCTTTATAAAATTGTAAATACTGCTTCCGCTTTGAAGCAGTCTGTGGCGGGCGCAAATGTCAGCATCGGCATGCTGCCGACGCAGACACTGAAAATGGCAACTGCCGTGCTGGCCACCGGTCCAATTATTTTCCTTTATCCGTTTGTACAAAAATACTTCATTTCCGGCATTACCGTGGGTGCCGTAAAGGGTTGA
- a CDS encoding ABC transporter substrate-binding protein, with protein sequence MNNAFKKAASFVLAAAMSMSLAACGGGSSPTGSAADSAGSATDSTAAKKVDTSEHVKLNMLVLGNKPTNGRMEAAIAEENKLLTKKVNAEISLQYIEWADWQSKYQLALSSGDGSVDLIVTATDWLYAWQSAKKGAFLPLDENMLSTYAPQTYASVPKEDWKDCTKDGKIWFIPEDQYTQYTNHGFYYRGDWAKQAGIDKVTKFEDIEKYLAAVKKNHPDAVPWDVGAPNNLSGLYPGYIQSHTKDTVMLGTDVGNYQIFYYDNSNPYKAICPIMDSNEFVDFAKLMKKWGDAGYWRSDVLNYQGDTTNLMYAGKSGADQHHTQSYITDRRPNMDAKQPGSNLQFYYWGMENKNVNKDLDTHGAMAVSATSKNPERALMVYDLIRNDKDIYYLHNHGIEGKDYVMKDGKLDHPTGWDATKDALDTNFWAGRMDKYEPDATNWYSGKNEIYKELSSFAGKYALGKFAFTPDNVSSEIAAVADVCNTYIPSIAYGKAGDPTEAVNKFRQALKDAGYDKVLAEIQTQLDAEKTADAK encoded by the coding sequence ATGAACAACGCATTTAAAAAAGCAGCGTCCTTTGTACTTGCAGCCGCAATGAGCATGAGCCTTGCAGCTTGTGGCGGGGGTTCAAGTCCTACAGGTTCTGCGGCTGACTCCGCCGGGTCTGCCACAGACAGTACTGCCGCCAAAAAGGTGGACACCTCTGAGCACGTTAAGCTGAATATGCTGGTGCTGGGCAACAAACCTACCAACGGCCGTATGGAAGCGGCTATCGCAGAGGAAAACAAGCTGCTCACTAAAAAGGTGAACGCCGAAATTTCCCTGCAGTACATTGAGTGGGCAGACTGGCAGAGCAAGTACCAGCTGGCACTGTCCAGCGGCGACGGTTCCGTGGATTTGATTGTTACCGCAACCGACTGGCTGTACGCATGGCAGAGCGCAAAGAAAGGCGCGTTCCTGCCGCTGGATGAAAATATGCTTTCCACTTATGCACCGCAGACCTATGCTTCTGTACCGAAAGAGGATTGGAAGGACTGCACGAAGGACGGAAAGATTTGGTTTATCCCGGAGGATCAGTACACCCAGTACACCAACCACGGCTTCTACTACCGCGGCGACTGGGCAAAGCAGGCGGGTATTGACAAAGTCACAAAGTTTGAAGACATTGAAAAGTACCTTGCCGCTGTAAAGAAGAACCATCCTGATGCTGTGCCGTGGGATGTAGGCGCTCCAAACAACCTTTCCGGCCTCTATCCCGGCTATATTCAGTCCCACACCAAAGACACCGTTATGCTGGGTACAGATGTAGGCAACTACCAGATTTTCTACTATGACAATTCCAACCCGTACAAGGCTATTTGCCCGATTATGGACTCCAATGAGTTCGTCGATTTTGCAAAACTGATGAAGAAGTGGGGCGACGCCGGCTACTGGCGTTCCGACGTTCTGAATTATCAGGGCGACACCACCAACCTGATGTATGCCGGCAAGAGCGGCGCTGACCAGCACCATACCCAAAGCTATATTACCGACCGCCGTCCGAACATGGACGCAAAACAGCCCGGTTCTAACCTGCAGTTCTATTACTGGGGCATGGAGAACAAGAACGTGAATAAGGACCTTGATACCCACGGTGCAATGGCAGTCAGTGCAACCTCTAAGAATCCGGAGCGTGCACTGATGGTTTATGACCTGATTCGCAACGACAAAGATATTTACTATCTGCACAACCATGGCATTGAGGGCAAGGACTACGTTATGAAGGATGGCAAGCTTGACCATCCCACAGGCTGGGATGCAACGAAAGACGCGCTTGACACCAACTTCTGGGCAGGCCGTATGGATAAGTACGAGCCGGACGCGACTAACTGGTACTCCGGCAAGAATGAAATCTACAAAGAGCTGAGCAGTTTTGCCGGCAAGTACGCACTGGGCAAGTTCGCATTCACCCCGGATAACGTTTCTTCCGAAATTGCCGCCGTTGCTGATGTGTGCAACACCTACATCCCGTCCATTGCCTATGGCAAGGCGGGCGACCCAACAGAAGCCGTCAATAAGTTCCGCCAGGCACTGAAAGATGCCGGATATGACAAGGTATTGGCAGAAATTCAGACCCAGCTTGATGCAGAAAAAACAGCAGACGCAAAATAA
- a CDS encoding beta-galactosidase translates to MITLNPIILNRSGITVQGKKTVLLCASLFYFRIPRAEWEDRIVKLKECGYNCVDVYFPWNYHETAPGEWDFSGEKDAAVYLDLLAKHQMYVIARPGPYICSEWDGGALPAWVLTDPELKIRENDPKYLAAVQQWYDHILPILASHQIEQGGTVILMQIENELDFFDCRNPRAYMEALQDMARAAGITVPLFGCAGQANVEGATGWADDVDISFNFYGDVCDPHFGEKFHYYAKRLEALDRPLLVSETSCDHLLLRRELAAGVKLLGPYNQVGGTNFGFTGSTNNWGTRENPASFITTYYSGDSMIGPAGELRTQYFEGRSLAGLLHTFGESLADAESVADEALRVHCDFPTNAVFYRLALAGGGSLVCVPNLGEQDGTAHIQYNGIDAEVFVCKHDALFYPVQVPLSLFGGCGTLRFANGELENTELQNGELVLTFWSESSTPYAELEIEGKVFQLTQETPCANGVRAVFAKKRAMRSLPLACVQIPKQLEETQITSAGDFTEIRTGENLLKNLPYQTAPVRPLEHLGVYRGMGSYKLSVSGQGLLLLGGSDLVSVRRGGFLKTYAGAGAARWFPGSGYCEVLTAIWGHSNFADARLPALMLDSGRGITGAVDVCEVQELESNWFFSYYEGSLPDSLRVPQRAVETMVSVNAWNTTRTPLRAVYRKTVTLPPDCNSFILQIKDSSAQTVIYVDGQRAELVNPLNPFVDLSAFLQGKKTAELELCVTKRDWNEPVGSPALYCGKQIETCGFVPMPEETLTEIVQNSAAKTNGQLPLRLEPGSMTLVQLQMPAMPAQSMYLRISGKNILAAVWAGNRLLGRILNWEESPMMCGDPHLIYMPASYCEGAESVNLLVTALGSDAELTCVKAEIPVL, encoded by the coding sequence ATGATAACTTTGAATCCTATAATTCTTAACAGGAGCGGCATTACCGTTCAAGGCAAAAAGACAGTCCTGCTCTGTGCCTCCCTTTTTTATTTCAGAATCCCGCGCGCGGAATGGGAGGATCGAATTGTAAAATTGAAAGAGTGCGGCTACAACTGCGTAGATGTATATTTTCCATGGAACTACCATGAAACCGCGCCGGGCGAATGGGACTTTTCGGGTGAAAAGGACGCGGCAGTGTACCTTGACCTGCTGGCAAAACATCAAATGTATGTGATTGCCCGTCCCGGTCCGTACATTTGCTCAGAGTGGGACGGCGGTGCGCTGCCAGCATGGGTATTGACCGACCCGGAACTAAAGATTCGCGAGAATGACCCGAAATATCTTGCCGCAGTGCAGCAGTGGTATGACCATATTCTGCCCATCCTTGCATCACACCAAATCGAGCAGGGTGGCACTGTGATTTTGATGCAGATCGAAAATGAGCTGGACTTCTTTGACTGCCGCAATCCACGCGCCTACATGGAAGCACTGCAGGATATGGCCCGCGCGGCGGGCATAACGGTGCCGCTGTTTGGCTGTGCTGGGCAAGCAAATGTAGAGGGTGCCACCGGTTGGGCGGATGACGTAGACATCAGTTTTAACTTTTACGGCGATGTCTGCGACCCACACTTCGGCGAAAAATTCCACTACTATGCAAAGCGGCTGGAAGCGCTTGACCGCCCATTGCTGGTCAGCGAAACCAGCTGTGACCACTTGCTGCTTCGGCGGGAGCTGGCTGCCGGGGTAAAACTGCTGGGGCCGTACAATCAGGTGGGCGGCACCAATTTCGGCTTTACCGGAAGCACCAACAACTGGGGTACGCGTGAAAATCCGGCGTCTTTTATTACCACTTACTACAGCGGCGACAGCATGATTGGTCCGGCAGGCGAACTGCGTACCCAGTACTTTGAGGGCCGCAGTCTGGCGGGGCTGCTGCATACGTTTGGCGAGTCTTTGGCAGACGCGGAATCTGTTGCAGATGAAGCATTGCGGGTGCACTGTGATTTTCCCACCAATGCAGTTTTCTACCGGCTTGCGCTTGCAGGCGGCGGCAGCCTTGTCTGCGTGCCAAACCTTGGTGAACAGGACGGTACAGCACACATTCAATATAACGGAATTGATGCGGAAGTGTTTGTCTGCAAACACGATGCGCTGTTCTATCCAGTGCAGGTTCCGTTGTCTTTGTTTGGCGGATGTGGAACACTCCGTTTCGCGAACGGCGAACTGGAAAATACCGAACTGCAAAACGGTGAATTGGTTTTGACTTTTTGGTCGGAAAGCAGTACACCATATGCCGAACTGGAAATAGAGGGCAAAGTTTTTCAGCTTACGCAGGAAACGCCGTGCGCAAACGGTGTGCGTGCTGTCTTTGCAAAAAAACGTGCAATGCGCTCCCTGCCGCTAGCTTGTGTGCAGATACCGAAACAGCTAGAAGAAACACAAATAACATCAGCGGGCGACTTTACTGAAATTCGTACCGGCGAAAATCTCCTGAAAAATCTGCCGTATCAAACCGCACCGGTTCGGCCGCTGGAGCACCTTGGTGTGTACCGCGGCATGGGCAGCTACAAGCTTTCTGTGAGTGGGCAAGGACTTTTGCTGCTGGGCGGAAGTGATCTTGTCAGTGTTCGCCGCGGCGGTTTTTTAAAAACTTATGCGGGTGCAGGCGCCGCACGCTGGTTCCCCGGCAGCGGGTACTGCGAGGTGCTGACTGCCATTTGGGGGCACAGCAACTTTGCGGATGCACGTTTGCCTGCACTGATGCTGGACTCTGGCCGCGGTATTACAGGTGCAGTGGATGTCTGTGAAGTGCAGGAACTGGAGAGCAACTGGTTTTTCAGCTACTATGAGGGTTCCCTGCCGGATTCTCTGCGTGTGCCGCAGCGTGCGGTGGAAACAATGGTTTCTGTCAACGCATGGAACACCACCCGCACCCCTCTGCGCGCGGTTTACCGCAAAACGGTGACTTTGCCGCCGGATTGCAACAGCTTTATTCTGCAAATAAAAGATTCATCTGCGCAGACCGTCATTTACGTAGACGGACAGCGGGCGGAACTCGTGAATCCGCTGAATCCGTTTGTGGATTTGAGCGCGTTCCTGCAGGGTAAGAAAACAGCAGAGTTGGAGCTGTGCGTTACAAAACGGGATTGGAATGAGCCTGTGGGCAGTCCGGCACTGTACTGCGGCAAACAAATTGAAACCTGCGGTTTTGTACCGATGCCGGAGGAAACGCTTACTGAAATTGTACAGAACAGTGCCGCAAAAACGAATGGCCAGCTGCCGCTGCGGTTGGAACCGGGCAGTATGACATTGGTACAGCTGCAGATGCCGGCAATGCCGGCGCAAAGTATGTATCTCCGCATTAGTGGAAAGAACATTTTGGCGGCTGTGTGGGCAGGAAACCGGCTGCTGGGACGCATTCTGAATTGGGAAGAGTCCCCCATGATGTGTGGCGACCCGCATTTAAT